The proteins below are encoded in one region of Pan paniscus chromosome 4, NHGRI_mPanPan1-v2.0_pri, whole genome shotgun sequence:
- the NHP2 gene encoding H/ACA ribonucleoprotein complex subunit 2 isoform X1 — translation MTKIKADPDGPEAQAEACSGERTYQELLVNQNPIAQPLASRRLTRKLYKCIKKAVKQKQIRRGVKEVQKFVNKGEKGIMVLAGDTLPIEVYCHLPVMCEDRNLPYVYIPSKTDLGAAAGSKRPTCVIMVKPHEEYQEAYDECLEEVQSLPLPL, via the exons ATGACCAAAATAAAGGCAGATCCCGACGGGCCCGAGGCTCAGGCGGAGGCGTGTTCCGGGGAGCGCACCTACCAGGAGCTGCTGGTCAACCAGAACCCCATCGCGCAGCCCCTGGCTTCTCGCCGCCTCACGCGGAAGCTCTACAAATGCATCAAGAAAG CGGTGAAGCAGAAGCAGATTCGGCGCGGGGTGAAAGAGGTTCAGAAATTTGtcaacaaaggagaaaaagg GATCATGGTTTTGGCAGGAGACACACTGCCCATTGAGGTATACTGCCATCTCCCAGTCATGTGTGAGGACCGAAATTTGCCCTATGTCTATATCCCCTCTAAGACG GACCTGGGTGCAGCCGCAGGCTCCAAGCGCCCCACCTGTGTGATAATGGTCAAGCCCCATGAGGAGTACCAGGAGGCTTACGATGAGTGCCTGGAGGAGGTGCAGTCCCTGCCCCTACCCCTATGA
- the NHP2 gene encoding H/ACA ribonucleoprotein complex subunit 2 isoform X2 has translation MTKIKADPDGPEAQAEACSGERTYQELLVNQNPIAQPLASRRLTRKLYKCIKKAVKQKQIRRGVKEVQKFVNKGEKGTWVQPQAPSAPPV, from the exons ATGACCAAAATAAAGGCAGATCCCGACGGGCCCGAGGCTCAGGCGGAGGCGTGTTCCGGGGAGCGCACCTACCAGGAGCTGCTGGTCAACCAGAACCCCATCGCGCAGCCCCTGGCTTCTCGCCGCCTCACGCGGAAGCTCTACAAATGCATCAAGAAAG CGGTGAAGCAGAAGCAGATTCGGCGCGGGGTGAAAGAGGTTCAGAAATTTGtcaacaaaggagaaaaagg GACCTGGGTGCAGCCGCAGGCTCCAAGCGCCCCACCTGTGTGA